A window of the Tiliqua scincoides isolate rTilSci1 chromosome 5, rTilSci1.hap2, whole genome shotgun sequence genome harbors these coding sequences:
- the LOC136653468 gene encoding transmembrane protein 100-like: MEIRLDAGIVFLATMSYDHVTVNMEREEVCLERAKSCLDPRLVSTTTGGVEASCPDCLLPFGLVVGIIGLAATSVACVHDPPGSVLSILGWLLLGVGVLGMGASCLWRHYRKRKRKQRRGSWSMLVGETEAKKVVV, translated from the exons ATGGAGATAag ATTGGATGCTGGCATTGTCTTCCTGGCCACCATGTCTTACGATCATGTCACAGTGAACATGGAAAGGGAAGAGGTTTGCCTGGAGCGCGCCAAATCCTGCCTTGACCCCCGCCTTGTAAGCACCACCACAGGAGGTGTGGAGGCCTCATGTCCAGACTGCCTGCTTCCCTTTGGACTGGTGGTGGGCATCATTGGATTGGCAGCGACCAGCGTGGCTTGTGTCCATGATCCTCCTGGCTCAGTGCTGTCTATCCTGGGGTGGCTCTTGCTGGGGGTTGGGGTGCTGGGGATGGGCGCCAGCTGCTTGTGGCGGCACTACAGGAAACGGAAGAGGAAGCAGCGCCGTGGCAGCTGGTCAATGCTGGTGGGGGAGACAGAAGCAAAGAAGGTGGTGGTGTGA